In the genome of Actinobacillus genomosp. 1, the window TGGTGATCGGCTACATTTGAAGCTAAAGCACCGAAGGTTACACCGAGAGCAAGTCCTTCCGGAATATTGTGAATGGTGATAGCTAAGAAAAGTAGCATACTTTTCGATAAGCCCTGTTTAAATTTAGGCATACCTTCCGCATCGGTAAGCGGTTTGCTTAAATGTAAATGCGGGACGACTTTATCGATCATTCGCAAGAAAAAACCGCCGGCAAGGAAACCGACCGCAGCCGGTAGCCATGCGAGCGAACCGTAGCTCGGTTCGGCATATTCCAGAGCGGGGGCGAGGAGTGACCAGAAAGAGGCGGCAATCATCACACCGGCGGCAAAGCCCATCATTACGTCCAGTAATTTGCGGTTTACCGTTTTAAAAAAATAGACGAAAGCGGCACCAAAAACAGTACAGCCCCAAGTAAATAAACCGGCGATAAAGGCTTGTAAAATCGGGTTTAACGATAAAAACAAATCAAACATTTGCATTCCTAATAAGCGAGATCTCAAACGGAGATCAAAAAGCGGTCAAATTTGCTCGAATTTTTGCAAATTATTTTGCAATTTTCTAGCGAAATTTGACCGCTTTTATAAGTTTTAATCAATAGATTTTATAAGTCTTGATGAATAACCTTTACAATTTGGTTTTATCACGCACCGCACCTTTGTCGGCAGAGGTTGCGAAGTGACCGAACATTTTTAACGCCATCGAAACTTCACGTTGGCGATTTGCCGGTTTCCAGCCTTTCGCATCTTGTTCCGCACGGCGTACCGCTAATTCTTCATCCGAAACTAAAAGTTGGATTGAACGGTTTGGAATATCGATCGCAATTTTATCGCCGTCACGTACTAAACCGATGGTACCGCCGGAAGCGGCTTCCGGTGAGCAGTGACCGATAGATAAACCTGATGTACCGCCGGAGAAACGACCGTCCGTTAATAGTGCACATTCTTTACCTAAACCGATGGATTTTAAGTAAGTGGTCGGATACAACATTTCTTGCATACCAGGGCCGCCTTTCGGACCTTCGTAACGAATGATTACCACATGACCGGCACGTACTTTACCGCCTAAAATGCCTTCCACTGCTTCTTCTTGGCTTTCAAACACAATCGCATCACCGGTGAATTTTAAGATGGATTCATCTACACCGGCGGTTTTTACGATACAGCCGTCTAGTGCGATATTACCGGTCAGCATTGCTAAGCCGCCGTCTTGGCTATAGGCAAATTCTTTTGAACGAATACAACCGTTTTGACGGTCGTCATCTACCGTATCCCAACGACAATCTTGTGAGAATGCTTTGGTGGTACGAATACCCGCCGGGCCGGCACGGAAGAATTTATGTACCGCTTCGTCTTTCGTGAGGGTAATGTCGTATTTCGCAATCTGTTCACCGATTGTCATACCTAATACAGTACGAGTATCAGAATGTAATAAGTCAGCACGCTCAAGTTCGCCTAAAATTGCCATAATACCGCCGGCACGATGTACGTCTTCCATATGGTATTTATTGGTATTCGGCGCAACTTTCGATAAGCACGGCACTTTACGTGATAAGCGGTCGATATCCGCCATAGTGAAATCCACTTCCGCTTCTTGTGCCGCGGCTAATAAGTGTAAAACCGTATTGGTTGAACCGCCCATTGCGATATCTAAGCTCATTGCGTTTTCAAATGCCGCTTTGGTCGCGATTGAACGTGGCAATACGCTCGCATCGTCTTGCTCGTAATAACGTTTGCAAAGCTCAACGATTTGGCGACCGGCAGTTAAGAATAATTCTTTACGGTCGGCGTGAGTGGCTAACATTGAACCGTTACCCGGTAAAGATAAACCTAATGCTTCGGTTAAGCAGTTCATTGAATTGGCGGTAAACATACCTGAGCATGAACCGCAAGTCGGGCAAGCGGATTTTTCGATTGCATCTACGTCATCGTCACACACGGTTTTGTCGGCACTTTTCATCATTGCATCAACTAAGTCTAATTTAATCAGTTGATCGGATAATTTGGTTTTACCCGCTTCCATCGGGCCGCCTGACACGAATACCGCCGGAATATTTAAGCGCATTGCCGCCATTAACATTCCCGGAGTGATTTTGTCACAGTTTGAAATACACACCATCGCATCGGCACAGTGCGCATTGACCATATATTCCACCGAGTCAGCGATTAAATCACGGCTTGGTAAGGAATAAAGCATACCGCCGTGACCCATTGCGATACCGTCATCCACCGCAATGGTATTAAATTCTTTTGCGACGCCGCCGGCTGCTTCGATTTGTTCGGCAACCAGTTTACCCATATCACGTAAATGGACGTGACCCGGTACAAATTGGGTAAATGAGTTTACCACGGCGATAATCGGTTTGCCGAAGTCGTTTTCTTTCATTCCTGTTGCACGCCATAATGCACGTGCGCCTGCCATATTGCGACCTTGCGTTGAGGTTGCAGAACGTAAAATAGGCATATATTTCTCCAAATTAGGGTATGTTGTGTTTCGTTATTCGGTAAGCGGTTCGATTTCTCAATGAATTTGTAAAAAACGGATAAAATCAGACCGCTTATTCGATTTATTTTTTATAGATTATTCGATGACGGTAACATCAATCAATTTACTTAATTGATGCGTCAATAATTCAATAGCACGCTCGCCTTGTACGCTTAGTGTGATTTCAAATTGATTTCCGTTATTCTGCGCATTTAATGTCACGACTTCAAAGCCGCGATGGCGTACAACACGTAAAATACGCTCCAGCGTTTCAGGACGTTTTTCCGCTTTAAGCGTTAAATCATAACGTTGCATTTCTTCATTCTCCTCAATCACTAAATCTCATCATCCAGCATATCCGCATTACACGCACCCGGCGGCACAAGCGGCCATACGTTATCTTCTTCCGGAATACAAACGTGTAATAGATAAGCTCCTTTAGCATTGAGTAAACGATCTAACGCATCAGATACTTCACTTGCTTTTTCGATTCGTTCACCTTGAATACCGAATGCTGAAGCTAATACGACAAAATCAGGATTGTCGTCTAAAATGGTATTACTGTGGCGACCGTGGAAGAAAAGAGATTGCCATTGGCGCACCATACCTAAGCGTTGGTTATCAAGTAAGAGGATCTTAACCGGTAAATGACCGCGTTTAAGCGTACCTAATTCTTGGATATTCATCATAATCGAACCGTCACCGGTAACTAAAATTACCGGATCTTGCGGACGAGCCTTAACCGCACCAACCGCAGCCGGTAAACCGAAGCCCATTGAGCCGAAACCTGCTGAAGTGATGAAGTTTTCCGGGGCGAAATGTTGTAAATGTTGTGCCGACCACATTTGGTGCTGACCGACATCGGTAGTAATAATCGCATTTTTCGGCTTACGCTGAGAAAGCGTATTCAGTAACGCTTTCGCATTAATATCGCCTTCGCCCGCATTATCAATATATTGGAAATCCAAATCCGTTTTTAGACGTTTTACGTCTTCACGCCAAGGATCAATATCTAGCGGTTGCGCTAATGTATTAACCGCTTCAATTAAATCGCCTCGTAGCGCAACTTCCACTTTGCGTAATTTATTAATCTCGGCAATATCAATATCAATATGAATCACTTTAGCGTGCGGGGCGAAAGTATCTAATTTACCGGTTACACGGTCATCAAAACGCGCACCGCATGCGATTAAAAGATCACATTCTTGTACTGCGTAGTTTGCCGCTTTAGTGCCGTGCATACCAATCATACCCATATAAAGCGGATCATCGATGGTAATTGTGCCTAATCCTTTTAATGTTGATACGGACGGAATATTTGTGACTTTTAGGAAATTTCTGACCGCTTGTACACCGCCGGCCATACCGACACCGCCGCCGACGTAAAGTACCGGACGTTTGGCATTTGCCAGCAATGTTTTCGCTTCGTTTAATAAGTCTTGATTTTGCGCTTCAACCGCTTGTTTTTCATAAACGATAGGTTTTGCCGATGTCGGTGCAAGTTGAATATCACGAGGAATATCCACTAAGACCGGGCCGGGACGACCGCTTTGGGCGATTTGAAAAGCTCGTGCAATAATTTCCGGTAATTCTTCAACATTTTGCACGATAAAACTGTGCTTGGTGCAAGCTAATGATAAGCCTAAAACGTCTGATTCTTGGAAGGCGTCGGTTCCGATTAAATGACTTGCTACTTGTCCGGTAATGGCTACGACCGGAATAGAATCCAATGCCGCATCGCCTAATCCGGTAATTAAATTGGTTGCGCCGGGGCCTGAAGTTGCAATACAAACACCCACTTTACCCGTTGCGCGAGCGTAACCGATTGCCGCCATTGCCGCACCTTGCTCGTTACGTACTAATAAGTGATCTAATCCCGAGTCATAAATTGCATCGTAAGTAGGCATGATCGCACCACCCGGATAGCCGAAGAGCGTTGTAACTCCGTGCGCTTTAAGGCTTTCAATGACCAAATTTGCACCATTCATGATGTTGTGTCCTTAATTAATATTGTTATGTAGTTGAATCTATAGCGTGAAAGGTTTTATTGATAACATAGATTTTATTTTTTTTAAACCTTAATTAAAAAAATAATTTTATTTAATAAAGAAAATCCTAATGAAAAGCGCATAACTTATAAAAATTATCCGAGATTTAATTTTATATATGCTAATTAATAAAATCTGCTTGTGATTTGTATGAAGAAAATAAGTAACGCTTAAGAGGTATTTGAGGATTTTGTCAGGTAACACTAAAGAGGTATTTATGGAAATTTTGTTGATTTATTTCAATAAAAGTTAAGATTAGCCTAGAAAGTATTATCCGTTTTACCTTATTCTCGCACATGAAACTAATGTTTATCTTATTGTTTTTAATAAGAAAAATTCTCATTTCTATCAGGCATTTTGTGGGGGGACACAACGTGAAACGTTTAACTAAAAACCTAGCAATGGCGACCATTGCAATGTTGGGGTGTTTATCATCAGCAGCATGGGCGGAAGAACAGCCGGCTCAAACACCATCTTTAACGGATAAAGCAATCAAACACGAGAAACTCGGTGTGAAAATTGAATCTGCGAACCATACTTTCGCAGAAAAATATCCGCTCCAATACAATTCATGGAAAGCGACTTCGGAATCAACCGATCGTGGTAGCGCGTTAGCGGCAGACCCACGTTATGTTGTGTTATGGGCGGGTTACGCATTCGCAAAAGACTATAACAAACCTCGCGGTCACTACTATGCTATTACGGACGTACGTGAAATTTTACGTACCGGTGCGCCGAAAGACGAAAATGACGGTCCGCAGCCAATGGCTTGCTGGACATGTAAAGGTCCGGATGTTCCTCGTTTAATCGAAGAAAAAGGCGAACG includes:
- a CDS encoding ZIP family metal transporter, giving the protein MFDLFLSLNPILQAFIAGLFTWGCTVFGAAFVYFFKTVNRKLLDVMMGFAAGVMIAASFWSLLAPALEYAEPSYGSLAWLPAAVGFLAGGFFLRMIDKVVPHLHLSKPLTDAEGMPKFKQGLSKSMLLFLAITIHNIPEGLALGVTFGALASNVADHQAMLTGAIGLAIGIGLQNIPEGSSLSLPIRGEGKSRKQAFLWGAMSAIVEPIAAVIGAAFVLSMTAILPYALAFAAGAMIFVVVEELIPESQSGGNTDIATLGLMVGFVIMMVLDVALG
- the ilvD gene encoding dihydroxy-acid dehydratase, giving the protein MPILRSATSTQGRNMAGARALWRATGMKENDFGKPIIAVVNSFTQFVPGHVHLRDMGKLVAEQIEAAGGVAKEFNTIAVDDGIAMGHGGMLYSLPSRDLIADSVEYMVNAHCADAMVCISNCDKITPGMLMAAMRLNIPAVFVSGGPMEAGKTKLSDQLIKLDLVDAMMKSADKTVCDDDVDAIEKSACPTCGSCSGMFTANSMNCLTEALGLSLPGNGSMLATHADRKELFLTAGRQIVELCKRYYEQDDASVLPRSIATKAAFENAMSLDIAMGGSTNTVLHLLAAAQEAEVDFTMADIDRLSRKVPCLSKVAPNTNKYHMEDVHRAGGIMAILGELERADLLHSDTRTVLGMTIGEQIAKYDITLTKDEAVHKFFRAGPAGIRTTKAFSQDCRWDTVDDDRQNGCIRSKEFAYSQDGGLAMLTGNIALDGCIVKTAGVDESILKFTGDAIVFESQEEAVEGILGGKVRAGHVVIIRYEGPKGGPGMQEMLYPTTYLKSIGLGKECALLTDGRFSGGTSGLSIGHCSPEAASGGTIGLVRDGDKIAIDIPNRSIQLLVSDEELAVRRAEQDAKGWKPANRQREVSMALKMFGHFATSADKGAVRDKTKL
- the ilvM gene encoding acetolactate synthase 2 small subunit, giving the protein MQRYDLTLKAEKRPETLERILRVVRHRGFEVVTLNAQNNGNQFEITLSVQGERAIELLTHQLSKLIDVTVIE
- the ilvG gene encoding acetolactate synthase 2 catalytic subunit gives rise to the protein MNGANLVIESLKAHGVTTLFGYPGGAIMPTYDAIYDSGLDHLLVRNEQGAAMAAIGYARATGKVGVCIATSGPGATNLITGLGDAALDSIPVVAITGQVASHLIGTDAFQESDVLGLSLACTKHSFIVQNVEELPEIIARAFQIAQSGRPGPVLVDIPRDIQLAPTSAKPIVYEKQAVEAQNQDLLNEAKTLLANAKRPVLYVGGGVGMAGGVQAVRNFLKVTNIPSVSTLKGLGTITIDDPLYMGMIGMHGTKAANYAVQECDLLIACGARFDDRVTGKLDTFAPHAKVIHIDIDIAEINKLRKVEVALRGDLIEAVNTLAQPLDIDPWREDVKRLKTDLDFQYIDNAGEGDINAKALLNTLSQRKPKNAIITTDVGQHQMWSAQHLQHFAPENFITSAGFGSMGFGLPAAVGAVKARPQDPVILVTGDGSIMMNIQELGTLKRGHLPVKILLLDNQRLGMVRQWQSLFFHGRHSNTILDDNPDFVVLASAFGIQGERIEKASEVSDALDRLLNAKGAYLLHVCIPEEDNVWPLVPPGACNADMLDDEI